In Phycisphaeraceae bacterium, the genomic stretch AACGGCATGGATGGTGTCGCCGGCCTTACGCAGCGGGCGATTGCGCCGGGTGAGACATACAAATATGAGTTCACTCTCAATCAGCACGGCACGCACATGTATCACCCGCATTTCGATGAGATGACACAGATGGCACTGGGAATGATGGGAATGTTCATCATTCATCCGCGCGAGCCGGCGGAAGACGACATCGTGGATCGAGACTTTGCCATCATGCTCAGCGAATGGCGGATCGAACCGGGCACGTCGCGCCCCGTGCCGACTGAGATGACGGATTTCAATGTGCTGACGATGAACGCCCGCGCCTATCCGGGCACGGAGCCGCTGGTGGTACGGACCGGTCAGCGGGTGCGCATCCGGCTGGGAAACCTGGGGCCGATGGATCATCATCCGATCCACCTGCATGGCTACGAGTTTCGCATAGCGGCCACGGGAGCCAGCCCATTGCGGCGTGAGATACAGACCGTTACGGACACGGTACTCGCGCCCGTGGGCACCACGCGCACCATCGAGTTCACCGCTGATGCGCCGGGGGACTGGGCGTTTCACTGTCACATGACGCATCACCTCATGAACCAGATGGGACACGATGTTCCCAACATGATCGGAGTGGATGCCCACGGCCTGAGTCAAAAGATGAATAAGTTGCTGCCCGACTATATGACGATGGGAACGACGGGTATGGGCGAGATGTCCCATATGCACATGTCGATGCCGGAGAACAGCGTGCCGATGCTCGGCGGCAAGGGACCGTTCGGGGTGATCGACATGGGTGGAATGTTCACCATCCTGAAAGTGCGCGATGGGTTGACGAGCTTCGATGATCCCGGCTGGTACGAGCATCCGAAGGGCAGCGTTGCATCACCGGCTACCAAAGAAGAAATCGCGCGGTTGACCTGAACGCCTGCACGCAGCGTGTCGGCGCGGACTCGACGAACTCAGCGCGGACGTTGATGGATAATCAGTACCGGGGTAAGGGAGGATTAACCGGCGGGATATCCAGCCGACGCGAAAGCTCCAGTTCGTCGGAGGTCGGTTTGATCGCCAGCGTTGGGCCGGGTGTGTAACCAAGTCGGCGGAAGCGTTCCGCAATGCGTTCATTGCGGGGCGTGAGGTAATAGGCTTTCCCCAGCGCGATGATCGCCCCCTGCGTGTCGCCGACGGATGCGAAGTAATCACCCATCGCGATATAGGGTGCCGGATCATTTCGAGGTGCGAACTTGAGTGCTTTGCGGAAGGCGAGTTTGGCACCATCCACGTCGTTGATCTTGCCGAGGTATTTCGCCTGACGGAGATAATCGGGCACCGTACCGTAGTCGTCGGCAGCTTTCTGAAGCATCGCGGCCAGCGCTGCCTGCTGGTCCTGTTGAAAGAGCGACTCCGCCAGTGCATCGAGGATCAGCGGTGTGAACTGCTTGTCAGACGGGCGAAGCGTGAGGGCTTTTTCTTCCGCGAGCTGAGCTTCAAGTGGGCGGTTCTGCTTGAGCCGCACCACGCCGAGGTAATACTGCGATTTCCAGTCGGTCGAGTCCTGCTTGATGGCTGTGGTGAAATGCTGATCGGCAGCCTGCACGTTATCAAGATCCAGAGCCTCCATGCCGTCGCGACGGAGCAGCGAGTTGGGCTTCTGACAGCCGGCGGCGATGAGGATTGCGGCTGACAGGAAAACCGGGAGCATGACAGCCGCGGAGCGGGTGACGATCAATCGACTCGTGGCGTACATGAGCGTTATCCTCTAATGGCGTCCCACAACCGCGAATGATCCTGATCGCCGCGGTGAGTGACGCATAAAATCGGACATATTCAACGCAGAGCATAAGAATGGCCGCACCCGCTGACAAGCCAAACGCTCCACCCCAACAGGCGGAATCCGCCACCGCTCAACCGCCTTTCCCACGGCTGGCCACAGCAGTGCTGCTCCACCACGCGCCTGATGGCGATCATTATGACTGGCTCATCGAAGACCCGCGCCAGTTCGGCGCGATCAATCCGCTCTGGACCGCGCGCGCAGCAGATCCGCCTGCGTCCTGGCGATCCCTCCGTCAGTGGTCGCTCGAAATCATCGCCAACCACCGACGCGATTACCTGACTTATCAGGGAGAATTAACCAACAACCGAGGAAGCGTCGTGCGCGTCGATCAAGGCACCTGTGACGCTACGGCTTGGGAAAGCGACAACATCAAGCTCATCGTGTGCCTCCAGAGCTTTCAAGGCAGAGTGTGGCTGACGCCAAACCTCGGCTCGATGTGGACCGCTCGACTGATGGATGAGGCGACGGGTAGTTGAGCGGATGGGCGTATTGGTACACACAGCAGTGAGCCAGCGATGAAGGTCGGTCTCGTGAGCCGTGGGTTCGTCTCCGCGCTGCTGCTCTTGACTCCATCAAGCTCATCAGTACGCTGTGTCCGGGTGTGATTGGTGGAATGTCTTCAGGTAGTTTGCACGGCCAAACGACGGTGATTCACGGCTGCTGAGCAATGAGCCGGATCGGAACCACTTTTGGCTGGCATGATGCGCTCCAATCATTCCTGCCTTCCGGGGATCACGGCTGAACGAGAAATCGCAACGGTTGCGATTTCGTTATAATTGGGATATCGAATTGCGTGATAACCCTCATGGTTGAAGTATCTTGATACTTTAGGTTGTATATCAACATACCTAACACATAGATTTACGCCTATGCATACAGCTTTTGAGAACGCGATGTCTCAGCTGCGTAAAGCAGCTCAGATCATGAACTTAACAACAGAAAAGGTGGAGCTTCTCTCCCGCCCGGATCGTGTTATCGAAGTATCAATACCCGTAGTAATGGATTCCGGGGAAATACGTGTATTTATCGGGTATCGAGCACAGTATAACAACACACTCGGTCCCTATAAGGGCGGCATTCGCTATCACTGGAACGTAACCCCTGACGAAGTGAAAGCGCTCTCATTCTGGATGACGATCAAGTGTGCAGCGCTTGGACTGCCGCTGGGCGGTGGCAAGGGCGGCGTGATCGTTGACCCCAAGAAACTATCCAAAACTGAGCTGGAACGGCTATCACGAGGCTACATCCAGAAACTCTGGCGCTTCCTCGGTTCCGACATCGATGTACCCGCCCCGGATGTGTACACCAATGATGAAATCATGGGCTGGATGCGCGATGAATTCGAGACATGCTCAGGAAAATGCGATCCCGGTGTAATCACCGGAAAGTCGCTCACCGATGGCGGCTCAGAAGTCCGTGAATACGCGACCGCGCAAGGCGGTATCTACTGCATTGAGGAGTTGTCAAAGAAAAAAGGCTTCGTCCCCCAAAACACCAGAGTGGCCATCCAGGGGTTTGGTAACGCAGGAAGCCACACGGCAGATATTCTCGCGGCGAAGGGTTACAAGATCATCGCTGTATCCGACTCCAAGGGCGGAGTATTTAATGGCGACGGACTCGATTTGGTAGCCCTCAAAGAACACAAACGTAAATACGGAAGTGTCGTCAACTTCCCCTCTGCGAAAAATATTTCCAACGAAGAATTGCTCGGCCTTGAGGTTGATATTCTCATTCCAGCAGCACTTGAGAGTGTTATCACCGCTGAGAACGCAGGAAATATCAAAGCGAAAACAATCATCGAGCTGGCGAACGGCCCAACCACTCCCGAAGCGGATGATATTTTGATCGCCAAGGGAATCACGATCGTCCCCGACGTACTCTCGAATGCGGGCGGCGTAACGGTGTCGTGCTTTGAATGGCAACAGAACATCGCGGGCGAACACTGGACCGAAGAAGCTGTACTCGCAAAACTCGAATCCGCGATGAAAACCGCATTCCGAGACATCTGGAATACGAGCAGAGAGTACGGCGTACCTCTGCGCAAAGCGGCATTCATGCAAGCCCTGAAGCGAATCGTGGATAATCACCCTGTATCAAACCCGACTAAGTCTATCAAAACAGTATCAAAGGCAGTTTCGGTATAGATCAGGGCTGCTTTTAATTGCAGGAAAATATCTGCGAGGTCTTTCTTACGACACTAGCTATTGAGCTAAAAGCGAAGCGATCACCTGCAATAAACGGTATTCCCAACCGCTATTTCATACTATTCTTCACGAGTCTAGGCGAGAATGCCCAGACTTGCTTTTATTCACACGTACTTGGATTGGTTCTTATCGACATCGCTTGCGACATGCAAGTGAGATTCGGATTTTTACGACTTTTACACCCACTGCTTTTCATCAGGAGATGCTATCGCGGTGACGGTGTCATACCGACCAAAGTTGTAACAGTCTGGATCAGTTTCCCCTCTGAACCGGGGACGTACACAGCCGGGTGGTCATAGAACCACCACCGCAAACCTTCAAGCAGACGCGGAGCTATGTATGGGAAAGGCGGGAGTAGTCGTCCGGATCACCGGCGCGACCGGCCCCGCCCGCGGCGGACCACGCAGGCGGTGCCCAGCGCGAGCAGCACCAAGCTCGCCGGCTCAGGGATGGCGGTCTGCTGGAAGTTCACGTCGTCGAGCGAGAGGTTTCCTGCCCCGCCGCCGGTGAAGTGGATGTCCAGGACGAGCGTCCCGGCTCCGTAGCCGGCATTCGTGGCGATACTGAACGGCGGGCTGACTTTGTTGAAGGAGAAGCTCTGCGCCGTCCCGCCGAGCTGACCCTGACCGTCGGTCTTGCTGGAGGCCAGTACCGTCCCGCCCGCCGTGTTGTTCCAGAGGGTCCAGTCGGCAGTCAAGGTCGGGGGAGAGCCACCCCACGATCGCAGCACGAAGCTGTTGACCTGCACGGTATAACCCGAGTCGGGAGTGAAAGTGATGTAGTAGTGGCCGTAAGAGTTCAGAAAAGCGACGCGAGGCCAGTAAATGTCATCATAAGTGTCAAATATTGACGTATCGGCGGAATAGCTGACGCCGATGTTGGGCGTGTAGCCCTCTCCGGCATTGCCATAGTTGTACCAGGTCGTGCTGCTCCCGTCAGGCGGGTTCACGGTAACAGCAGCGCTCGAGGCATGGTCGCCGTAGTAGGTGGTGGGATAGCTTGGATTGGTAGGAGAAAAATAGGTCATCAGAGAGTACGAGTTGCCCCAATACGTCGTGTTATTGGTGCCGAAACGGATGTCGTACGTGAGCACCGTCGCGTGCAGGGCCCCGGCTGAAAAGAACAGGACCAGCAACGCAGTTACAAAATGAGACAGACGAAAGTTGGAAGTGCGCACAAATCTCCCTTCGATTTGAGACCGTTAAAACTGTCCAGCCATTGCTTGAGACGGATGGCTTGGTGAATGGGCTACCTCCGTAAGCACAACTTTAGCCCACCGATAGAGGTCTATATTACTCTATGGTTTTATCCAAAGCAACCGAAATCTGAATCCGGAGCCGAAAACTCCTACAATCTCAGCTCCGCTACGGCACGCCCGATCGACCGCGTTATCCTCGAACTGGATGGCTCGGCAAGCAAGTTACAACCGGCGGCACTCATTTCACGGGATCGCCATACACCTGAAATTCACGAGATTTTTTGAGTCCGGTAATGCTGTTTTCCTGAAGCAGCGCTTTCCGGTTGATTGTCACCAACTGCCTTCGATGCGACTGTCCGACCCCGTGATTTGAAGCCTTAAGCGGTCATCTTAAGCGGTCATCTCTTTGTGCCGAAGAAACGGTGTGTAGGGCCTGTAACGCCTGGCCGGACGGAAGCTCGATGAGCCGCGAGTCGTTTAACACTGAGCAACAATCCGTCGCTTTGCCGACGCAGGCGATCGCTCCGGACTGCAGACACTATCGCGGCGACAAACCTTGCTTTCAAAATCGTCTCTGCAATGGCTGCGGGCACTACTCTCCTTACACAAGCCGTCTGTGCATCATCAAACTCGGTGCGTTGGGTGATGTCATCCGCACACTTTGCATCCTGCCCGCACTCCGCGCTGCTTATCCAGATGCACAAATCACCTGGATCAGTCTCCCCAATGGCTGCCGCATGATCGCGGATCATCCGCTCATCGATCGCGTACTCCCCTTTTCTCCGACAACGACACAGCAACTCGTGCAGGAAGTTTTCGATGTCGTCATCAACCTCGATAAAGAGGCGGAGCCTTGCAGCCTGGCCAATGCCATGCGCGCGTCGCGCAAGCTCGGCATCGCACTGAGTCCTTTTGGAACGCCGATCCCAGCAAATGCCGAAGCCGAGGCGTATTTCCATCTCGGACTCAGCGATGACTTGAAGTTTCATCAAAACACGCGGAGCTATCCGCAACTGGTCCACGAGGCTCTGGGACTCGAATACAACGGTCAGTCCTACACATTGCCGGTCGCGGATGCCGCATCCGAGCGTATCCGAGTCGAGCTCGAACTCTGCGGATGGAGTCCCGACCGCTTGACCATCGGCATCAATGTCGGCGCGGGCAAGGTGTTCGCCAATAAGATGTGGCCGGTCGAACGACTGATTGAACTCGTTCGCACGCTGCGCCGGTCGCAGCCGGACACGCAGATTCTGTTGCTCGGCGGGCCGGACGAGCGACCGATTATCAACGCAATCGGACTGGCAGTACCGCATCGCTCCGTTATCGATGCAGGTACCGATCATGACGAGCCAACTTTCGTCGCACTGGTGGATCTCTGCGATGTCGTCTTCACCGGCGACACGATGGCGATGCACGTCGCCATCGCACGCAGCAAGGCTGTCGTCGCGTATTTCGGTCCAACCTGTGAGCAGGAAATCGACCTTTTCGGTCGGGGTGAAAAGCTGATCGCCCGTGTCGATTGCGGGCCATGCTACAAGCGGACATGCGACAACGGCCACGTGTGCGTGCAGTTTCACGAGATCAACGATGCGGCAGAGGCGATCGGTCGCGCTCTCCCTGCTGCATCGACACGTCGTTTCACGCTGCCCGTCTTTCCTTCAAGAAAGGCCGGGTGACGTATGAAGCAACTGCTCTTTATGACAGTGCTGACCATACTCAGTGCCATCGGTGGGACGAGCAATCCCGTATGGCCCATCCTTCTTTATTACGGCATGGCGGTGCTTCGCCCGCAATACCTCTGGAAATGGGCCTTACCCGATATCCGCTGGTCGCTGATCGCCGGGGCCCTCGTGCTCGCCAGCGTCGTCATCAACATCAAATCCGTCGCCATCCGCGGCCGCTTCAATGTCGTCATCGCGCTGATTCTGGCGCATGCGTTGTTCCTCCTGCTGAGCCTGCTCAATGCTTACGATCCGGCAACCGCACAGGTCTGGGCCATCGAGTACGGAAAGATCGTGCTCATGGCGATAGTTGCGTCATTCGTGCTGACGCGGCTTTCCGAGTTGCGCCTGCTGGCTCTGGTGATCTTCGCAGCGACCGGCTACATCGGCTGGGAGATGAACTATCTCTACTTCGTCGATGGCCGTATG encodes the following:
- a CDS encoding PEP-CTERM sorting domain-containing protein, coding for MRTSNFRLSHFVTALLVLFFSAGALHATVLTYDIRFGTNNTTYWGNSYSLMTYFSPTNPSYPTTYYGDHASSAAVTVNPPDGSSTTWYNYGNAGEGYTPNIGVSYSADTSIFDTYDDIYWPRVAFLNSYGHYYITFTPDSGYTVQVNSFVLRSWGGSPPTLTADWTLWNNTAGGTVLASSKTDGQGQLGGTAQSFSFNKVSPPFSIATNAGYGAGTLVLDIHFTGGGAGNLSLDDVNFQQTAIPEPASLVLLALGTACVVRRGRGRSRR
- a CDS encoding Glu/Leu/Phe/Val dehydrogenase; the encoded protein is MKYLDTLGCISTYLTHRFTPMHTAFENAMSQLRKAAQIMNLTTEKVELLSRPDRVIEVSIPVVMDSGEIRVFIGYRAQYNNTLGPYKGGIRYHWNVTPDEVKALSFWMTIKCAALGLPLGGGKGGVIVDPKKLSKTELERLSRGYIQKLWRFLGSDIDVPAPDVYTNDEIMGWMRDEFETCSGKCDPGVITGKSLTDGGSEVREYATAQGGIYCIEELSKKKGFVPQNTRVAIQGFGNAGSHTADILAAKGYKIIAVSDSKGGVFNGDGLDLVALKEHKRKYGSVVNFPSAKNISNEELLGLEVDILIPAALESVITAENAGNIKAKTIIELANGPTTPEADDILIAKGITIVPDVLSNAGGVTVSCFEWQQNIAGEHWTEEAVLAKLESAMKTAFRDIWNTSREYGVPLRKAAFMQALKRIVDNHPVSNPTKSIKTVSKAVSV
- a CDS encoding copper oxidase, whose protein sequence is MINRREMIAGSAAALASLSAMIQSAKAASGDHDHAGSELDAAAGRTHHEPASSRPSGNYVPVITPNGATLPWKLEDGVKVFHLIAEEVDHEFVSGLRARCWGYNGRVHGPTIEAVEGDRVRIFVTNKLPEPTSVHWHGLRLINGMDGVAGLTQRAIAPGETYKYEFTLNQHGTHMYHPHFDEMTQMALGMMGMFIIHPREPAEDDIVDRDFAIMLSEWRIEPGTSRPVPTEMTDFNVLTMNARAYPGTEPLVVRTGQRVRIRLGNLGPMDHHPIHLHGYEFRIAATGASPLRREIQTVTDTVLAPVGTTRTIEFTADAPGDWAFHCHMTHHLMNQMGHDVPNMIGVDAHGLSQKMNKLLPDYMTMGTTGMGEMSHMHMSMPENSVPMLGGKGPFGVIDMGGMFTILKVRDGLTSFDDPGWYEHPKGSVASPATKEEIARLT
- a CDS encoding glycosyltransferase family 9 protein gives rise to the protein MSRESFNTEQQSVALPTQAIAPDCRHYRGDKPCFQNRLCNGCGHYSPYTSRLCIIKLGALGDVIRTLCILPALRAAYPDAQITWISLPNGCRMIADHPLIDRVLPFSPTTTQQLVQEVFDVVINLDKEAEPCSLANAMRASRKLGIALSPFGTPIPANAEAEAYFHLGLSDDLKFHQNTRSYPQLVHEALGLEYNGQSYTLPVADAASERIRVELELCGWSPDRLTIGINVGAGKVFANKMWPVERLIELVRTLRRSQPDTQILLLGGPDERPIINAIGLAVPHRSVIDAGTDHDEPTFVALVDLCDVVFTGDTMAMHVAIARSKAVVAYFGPTCEQEIDLFGRGEKLIARVDCGPCYKRTCDNGHVCVQFHEINDAAEAIGRALPAASTRRFTLPVFPSRKAG